In Saccharomyces paradoxus chromosome XVI, complete sequence, the genomic stretch TATCTTGCTAGCTGGATCTATGTGTAGATATTGACAATCCGGACTTTGTGTACAGTACCCATTTTTGCTGAAGAAGACACACTCTGGCATTTTTCGAAGATTATATTCATGTAAGTATTCACATTGGTCATTCTTTTTGCACAATCCCCGAAGCCAATGTCTACAAACAATTTTATTCTGAAATATTGGTAGTACATGCTTCTTTGGGCATAAGGGCCCCCTCGGACATGATTTGGGGCCTTCTCTAGAATTGTAGAATTCACATATAGGTCTATCAGGATCGAGTGAAAACGAGTACTCTTGCCTGAGGAAAGGCTCAAATTTAAAAGGATATTTCGCTGTGTCAGGGTGAATCAAGCTCATTATGAAGACTTGTTGATTTTAATTGTCTTTGGGATACCTGTCTAAAATACAGTGTAAAAAATCTTGAGGTTAAACTTCAAGAACGTAACTTTCTAAGGAGGACTGGAACAATAAGTGATAATGTGTTTTGCATAACTATTAAAAGTAGTATTTGACTAAGGTAATAGGACTTGTTTTCCTCATATCATAATCGACGGCGCGTAAATTGATGTTCAATCAAGCTTCCGAATGAGATAAGTTTGCCACCCATTTAGAATTTATATACATCTGGCGGCATTGGAAAAGCTAATTGTTTAGTAAAGAACGACTCTCTATTGTTGTAGTAAACTGCATTTTTACCACtgctataatattaacGAATAAACCCAAAAAAAGCACAAATTAACGGCAAAATGGTAGAggtggaagaaaaaagtcaaGAAGTTGAGTATGTTGATCCATCGGTGAATAGGGTACCCAATTATGAGGTATCTGAAAAGGCATTTCTTTTGACACAATCAAAGCTTAGTACCGAACAACGTAAGGAAGCAGCAAAGTTCGTCCTGGCCAAGGTTAGGGAGGAAGAAATGGCCCCTTATTATAAATACCTTTGCGAGGAATACCTTGTTGAGAACGGCGAATCAGACCTGGACCACGATGAAAAGTCAGGCTCTTCTAACGAATGGTTCAAGTTTGACCAGCAGCTATACAATGATCTGtgcaaaaagaatgaaagtAAGATTAAAGAGTTGAATGAAAAGATCCAgaaattggaagaagacGATGAGGGCGAACTAGAGCAAGCCCAAGCCTGGATTAATTTGGGTGAATATTATGCACAAATTGGTGACAAAGATAATGCTGAAAAGACGTTAGGGAAATCACTATCGAAGGCTATCTCTACCGGGGCCAAAATTGATGTTATGCTAACAATTGCAAGGCTAGGGTTCTTTTATAATGATCAGCTTTATGTCAAGGAGAAGTTGGAAGCAGTCAATTCCATGATTGAAAAAGGTGGTGACTGGgagagaagaaatagaTATAAAACATACTATGGTATCCATTGCTTGGCCgtaagaaattttaaagaagcGGCAAAGCTTTTGGTCGATTCTTTAGCGACCTTCACTTCTGTTGAATTAACTTCTTACGAAAGCATTGCCACATATGCATCGGTAACCGGCTTATTTACTTTGGAAAGGACAGACCTAAAATCTAAAGTCATTGATTCTCCAGAATTGTTATCTTTAATCTCAACAACAGCTGCGTTACAATCTATCTCGTCGTTAACAATTTCCCTCTATGCGTCCGATTATGCCAGTTATTTTCCTTATCTTTTGGAAACATATGCGAATGTTTTGATTCCATGTaaatatttgaataaaCATGCCGATTTCTTTGTTAGAGAaatgagaagaaaagtttaCGCACAATTGTTGGATTCATATAAGACTTTGTCGTTGAAATCTATGGCAAGCGCATTTGGTGTTTCTGTTGCATTCTTGGATAACGACCTGGGTAAATTTATTCCAAATAAGCAACTGAATTGCGTCATTGATAGAGTTAATGGGATCGTAGAGACAAACAGGCCAGATAACAAGAATGCTCAATACCATCTATTAGTTAAGCAAGGTGATGGCCTATTAAcaaaattacaaaaatatggTGCAGCGGTGAGATTGACAGGGTCCGATCGCGTTTGAAGAATTTAGTTTATTTAGCAAGGCACATAATTACATcaacatatatacatagtTTGGATGCTCGAGTAATAATATTGAGAGGATGTGTGGAATGATTCAAGTCACAATATTGTAGACATCCTTTTTCCC encodes the following:
- the YTH1 gene encoding cleavage polyadenylation factor RNA-binding subunit YTH1 (Essential RNA-binding component of cleavage and polyadenylation factor~similar to YPR107C), coding for MSLIHPDTAKYPFKFEPFLRQEYSFSLDPDRPICEFYNSREGPKSCPRGPLCPKKHVLPIFQNKIVCRHWLRGLCKKNDQCEYLHEYNLRKMPECVFFSKNGYCTQSPDCQYLHIDPASKIPKCENYEMGFCPLGNTCPRRHIKKVFCQRYMTGFCPLGKDECDMEHPQFIIPDEGSKLRIKKDDEINTRKMDEEKERRLNAIINGEV
- the RPN7 gene encoding proteasome regulatory particle lid subunit RPN7 (Essential non-ATPase regulatory subunit of the 26S proteasome~similar to YPR108W), translating into MVEVEEKSQEVEYVDPSVNRVPNYEVSEKAFLLTQSKLSTEQRKEAAKFVLAKVREEEMAPYYKYLCEEYLVENGESDLDHDEKSGSSNEWFKFDQQLYNDLCKKNESKIKELNEKIQKLEEDDEGELEQAQAWINLGEYYAQIGDKDNAEKTLGKSLSKAISTGAKIDVMLTIARLGFFYNDQLYVKEKLEAVNSMIEKGGDWERRNRYKTYYGIHCLAVRNFKEAAKLLVDSLATFTSVELTSYESIATYASVTGLFTLERTDLKSKVIDSPELLSLISTTAALQSISSLTISLYASDYASYFPYLLETYANVLIPCKYLNKHADFFVREMRRKVYAQLLDSYKTLSLKSMASAFGVSVAFLDNDLGKFIPNKQLNCVIDRVNGIVETNRPDNKNAQYHLLVKQGDGLLTKLQKYGAAVRLTGSDRV